From Candidatus Binatus sp., one genomic window encodes:
- a CDS encoding PfkB family carbohydrate kinase — protein MSIVVVGFLAYDTVETPNGKVVEVMGGGASYFSIAARFFSPVSVVAVVGTDYKAEDFQLFTDRNIDVRGVVKREGQTTRWHGRYHEDMNVRDTVKLSLNVLENFTPELLPDQCRADYLYLAPNDPALQEHVLDQVLSPKVVTADLYDYWIQNTRPGLAKVLERIQILLCSDSEARTLTGEHNLVKAGRAILKMGPATVLIKRGEYGVLQFSREGMFAVPAYPLEEVVDPTGAGDTFAGGMMGLLARHGRITESSLRTAVVYGSVMASFVVERFSLERLLALTWEEIDNRYREFINLIDSHHSRWTTQ, from the coding sequence ATGAGTATCGTTGTGGTCGGATTTCTAGCCTACGACACGGTCGAAACACCCAATGGAAAAGTCGTCGAAGTGATGGGCGGCGGCGCCAGCTACTTTTCGATAGCAGCTCGATTCTTTTCCCCGGTCAGCGTCGTCGCGGTGGTCGGTACGGACTATAAGGCCGAGGATTTCCAGTTGTTCACGGATCGGAATATCGATGTGCGCGGAGTAGTAAAACGCGAGGGGCAGACCACGCGATGGCACGGCCGTTATCACGAAGATATGAACGTGCGCGACACGGTCAAACTTTCGCTCAACGTGCTGGAAAACTTCACGCCGGAATTGCTGCCCGACCAATGCCGCGCAGACTACCTTTATCTGGCGCCAAACGATCCTGCGCTTCAGGAACACGTACTGGACCAGGTGCTTAGTCCCAAAGTAGTCACGGCCGATCTCTATGACTATTGGATCCAGAACACCCGCCCGGGCCTGGCCAAGGTGCTCGAGCGAATCCAGATACTGCTTTGCAGCGACAGCGAAGCGCGCACGCTTACCGGCGAGCACAACCTGGTGAAGGCGGGGCGCGCGATCCTGAAAATGGGTCCGGCCACCGTCCTGATCAAGCGCGGCGAGTATGGCGTGCTTCAGTTCAGCCGGGAAGGCATGTTCGCGGTGCCCGCATATCCGCTGGAAGAGGTAGTCGATCCTACCGGGGCGGGCGATACGTTTGCGGGCGGCATGATGGGCTTGCTGGCGCGACACGGGCGGATCACAGAATCGTCGCTGCGCACGGCGGTCGTGTACGGCAGCGTGATGGCGTCGTTCGTTGTTGAACGCTTCTCGCTGGAGAGGCTATTAGCTCTGACTTGGGAAGAGATAGATAATCGCTATCGAGAGTTTATCAATCTAATCGACTCTCATCATTCGAGATGGACTACTCAGTAG
- the mtnP gene encoding S-methyl-5'-thioadenosine phosphorylase, which produces MPQNILGVIGGSGFYQMKGLDKVALKELETPFGRPSDPFYQGRIGDTEVVFLARHGRGHRLLPSEINFRANVFGMKQLGVTHLVSVSTAGSLKEEIHPGELVVPNQFIDRTIKRPMTFFGDGLVAHVSMADPVCANLASDLAVAARAGGAVIHDSGTYLCMEGPQFSTRAESNLFRSFGASVISMTAMQEARLAREAEMCYATLVLVTDYDCWHDTAAAVDIGEILRVMKLNVDKAQSAVSALAHALGNRARTCGCQDALKNTIITDRAAIPQRLIDDLRPLVGKYLQDDRNPGTLKVQ; this is translated from the coding sequence ATGCCACAGAACATACTCGGAGTGATCGGAGGCAGCGGCTTCTACCAGATGAAGGGCCTGGACAAGGTCGCGCTGAAGGAGCTCGAGACACCGTTCGGCCGTCCGTCCGATCCGTTTTACCAGGGACGAATCGGAGACACCGAGGTCGTTTTCCTCGCGCGACACGGCCGCGGTCATCGACTGTTGCCGTCCGAAATAAATTTTCGCGCCAATGTTTTCGGGATGAAGCAGCTCGGCGTGACCCATCTCGTTTCGGTGTCCACAGCGGGCAGCCTGAAAGAGGAAATTCATCCGGGCGAACTGGTAGTTCCAAATCAGTTTATCGATCGTACCATCAAACGCCCCATGACATTCTTCGGGGACGGGTTGGTGGCGCACGTTTCGATGGCCGATCCTGTGTGCGCAAATCTCGCGAGCGATCTGGCCGTCGCAGCGCGCGCGGGCGGCGCGGTGATTCATGACAGCGGGACCTATCTATGCATGGAAGGTCCACAATTCTCGACCCGCGCCGAGTCGAATCTTTTCCGCAGTTTTGGCGCCAGCGTCATCAGCATGACCGCGATGCAGGAAGCGCGGCTCGCGCGCGAGGCGGAGATGTGTTACGCGACGCTGGTGCTGGTGACGGACTACGATTGCTGGCACGATACGGCCGCGGCGGTGGATATCGGCGAGATCCTGCGCGTGATGAAGCTGAACGTGGACAAGGCGCAAAGCGCGGTGTCGGCGCTTGCGCACGCGCTTGGCAATCGTGCGCGGACCTGCGGGTGCCAGGACGCGCTCAAGAACACGATAATTACCGATCGCGCGGCAATTCCGCAGCGCTTGATCGACGACTTGCGTCCGCTGGTAGGCAAGTATCTCCAGGATGATCGAAATCCGGGGACGCTGAAGGTGCAATAG
- the rlmN gene encoding 23S rRNA (adenine(2503)-C(2))-methyltransferase RlmN, with protein sequence MNANRQTSAEPAPVGADFRDLTLDEVEQMVASVGERSYRARQILHWVHARGAESFDEMRDLPAALRNCLKQSFTIGHPVSSLVSRSSDGTRKLLIALDDGEEIESVIIPTEKRVTLCMSSQVGCALACEFCATARMGLHRNLTASEMLAQIPVARRELAAGEEITNFVFMGMGEPLANYPRLVRTLTIMTSDWGMGISPRRITVSTVGLVPMMERLLSETPVNLAVSLHATTNELRDRLAPINQRYPLEVLLDACRNLPIKRRSRITFEYVMLAGVNDSIADARRLVKLLAPLRAKVNLIFYNPLAGSALAASSRAAVEAFQAILKNGNLTATIRESRGLDIAAACGQLYAEQHNPA encoded by the coding sequence GTGAACGCGAATCGCCAAACATCGGCCGAGCCGGCGCCCGTGGGCGCGGATTTCCGCGACCTGACGCTCGATGAGGTCGAGCAAATGGTCGCCAGCGTCGGCGAACGCTCATATCGCGCCCGCCAGATTCTGCATTGGGTACACGCTCGGGGCGCTGAGTCATTCGACGAGATGCGCGATCTGCCGGCGGCGCTGCGCAATTGTTTGAAGCAGAGCTTCACCATCGGGCATCCGGTGTCGTCATTGGTTTCGCGTTCGTCGGACGGCACCCGAAAACTGCTCATTGCGCTCGACGACGGGGAAGAAATCGAATCGGTGATAATCCCCACGGAAAAACGCGTCACGCTTTGCATGTCGAGCCAGGTGGGATGCGCGCTGGCCTGCGAATTCTGCGCGACTGCCCGCATGGGACTGCATCGCAACCTCACTGCTTCCGAGATGCTGGCGCAGATCCCCGTTGCTCGACGCGAGCTGGCCGCAGGTGAGGAAATCACGAACTTTGTTTTCATGGGGATGGGCGAGCCGCTGGCAAATTACCCGCGCCTGGTGCGCACGCTCACGATAATGACTTCCGATTGGGGAATGGGCATCTCGCCGCGCAGGATCACGGTCTCGACGGTTGGTTTGGTCCCGATGATGGAGCGGCTGCTCAGCGAAACTCCGGTTAATCTGGCGGTCTCGCTGCACGCAACTACCAACGAGCTTCGCGACCGCCTCGCGCCGATCAACCAGCGCTATCCGCTTGAAGTTTTGCTCGACGCATGCCGGAATCTGCCGATCAAACGGCGCAGCCGGATCACGTTTGAGTACGTGATGCTGGCCGGGGTGAACGATTCGATTGCGGACGCGCGCCGCCTGGTGAAGTTGCTTGCGCCTTTGCGCGCGAAAGTGAACCTGATTTTTTACAATCCGCTGGCGGGGTCGGCGCTTGCGGCCAGCTCGCGCGCCGCGGTGGAGGCCTTTCAAGCGATCCTGAAGAACGGTAATTTGACCGCAACCATCCGCGAAAGCCGGGGGCTAGATATTGCGGCGGCATGCGGCCAGCTTTACGCCGAGCAGCACAATCCGGCCTGA
- the ndk gene encoding nucleoside-diphosphate kinase, translating into MERTFAIVKPDAVRRGLTGDILKRIEASGLTIVALRKIHLPRADAEKFYDVHKARPFFRGLCDYMTSGPVVIAVLQGENAISKWRQLMGATDPKKADAGTIRKDFGIDVEQNATHGSDAPGTAAEEIAFFFPAREILS; encoded by the coding sequence ATGGAACGAACTTTCGCAATCGTCAAGCCCGACGCGGTGCGGCGCGGGCTCACCGGCGACATCCTCAAGCGAATCGAAGCTTCGGGGCTGACGATCGTTGCGCTGCGCAAGATTCATCTCCCGCGCGCCGACGCCGAGAAGTTTTACGACGTGCACAAAGCGCGGCCGTTTTTCCGCGGGCTGTGCGACTATATGACTTCCGGCCCGGTGGTTATCGCGGTGCTGCAGGGCGAGAATGCGATCAGCAAGTGGCGTCAGCTGATGGGCGCAACCGATCCCAAAAAGGCCGACGCCGGCACGATTCGCAAGGACTTCGGAATCGACGTCGAACAGAACGCCACGCACGGCTCGGATGCGCCCGGGACGGCGGCTGAGGAAATCGCTTTCTTTTTCCCGGCGCGAGAGATTCTTTCCTGA
- the sucD gene encoding succinate--CoA ligase subunit alpha, whose product MSILVDKNTRVLTQGITGATGQLHTRACKEYGTQMVGGVVPGKGGTDFEGIPIFDTVEQARKSTGCNATVIYVPPAFAADAMLEAAAAGIELVICITEGVPILDMVKVKAYLAGTKSRLIGPNCPGIITPGECKIGIMPGYIHQPGDIGVVSRSGTLTYEAVYQLTQLGIGQSTCIGIGGDPIVGTTHIDALKLFNEDPRTRAVIMIGEIGGTAEEEAAEYIKQHFKKPVVAFIAGQTAPKGRRMGHAGAIISGGRGTAADKIAALKAAGITVAMSPADLGSTMKSVLEGKK is encoded by the coding sequence ATGAGCATTTTAGTTGACAAAAACACCCGCGTGCTGACGCAGGGAATCACCGGCGCGACCGGCCAACTCCATACGCGCGCGTGCAAAGAGTACGGCACGCAAATGGTCGGCGGGGTAGTGCCGGGCAAGGGTGGCACCGACTTCGAAGGCATCCCGATCTTCGACACCGTCGAGCAGGCGCGCAAATCGACCGGCTGCAACGCGACCGTGATCTACGTGCCGCCGGCGTTCGCCGCCGACGCGATGCTGGAGGCTGCCGCCGCCGGCATCGAGCTTGTCATCTGCATCACCGAAGGCGTTCCGATCCTCGACATGGTCAAAGTGAAGGCCTACCTGGCGGGCACCAAGTCGCGCCTGATTGGCCCCAACTGCCCGGGAATCATCACGCCGGGTGAATGCAAAATCGGCATCATGCCGGGCTACATCCACCAGCCAGGCGATATCGGCGTCGTCTCGCGTTCGGGCACGCTGACTTACGAGGCGGTGTATCAGCTGACCCAGCTTGGAATCGGGCAATCGACCTGCATTGGGATCGGTGGCGACCCGATCGTCGGCACAACGCATATCGACGCGCTCAAGTTGTTCAACGAAGACCCCAGGACGCGCGCGGTCATCATGATTGGTGAGATCGGCGGGACGGCCGAGGAAGAAGCCGCCGAATACATAAAGCAACACTTTAAGAAACCCGTAGTCGCGTTTATCGCGGGCCAGACCGCGCCGAAGGGACGGCGGATGGGTCACGCCGGCGCGATTATCTCTGGCGGACGCGGCACCGCGGCCGACAAAATCGCGGCGCTCAAGGCGGCGGGAATTACGGTCGCAATGAGCCCGGCTGACCTCGGCTCGACGATGAAATCAGTACTTGAGGGCAAGAAGTAA
- the sucC gene encoding ADP-forming succinate--CoA ligase subunit beta, which produces MNIHEYQAKQVLARFGAPVPKGQFATTPDEAAAAFTALGKPKAVVKAQIHAGGRGKAGGVKLLTVASEVRDFAARLLGKPLVTHQTGPEGRVVRRVYVEEASDIARELYLGMLVDRKAGTVSVIASTEGGMDIEEVAAKTPEKILTEPINPILGLAGFQARKIAFALGLKDKQVGQFAALLASLYRAFIETDASLIEINPLVVTTDGRVICLDAKMSFDDNGLFRHPDIRELRDANEEDPAETEAAKYDLSYVHLDGNIGCMVNGAGLAMATMDIVKIYGAEPANFLDVGGGASTEKVAAAFRILLADKRVKGVLINIFGGIMRCDVLAQGVVEAARQVKLNVPLVVRMEGTNVVEGKKILADSGIKVVSASDMADAARRIVKEIGA; this is translated from the coding sequence ATGAACATCCACGAATATCAAGCCAAGCAGGTTCTGGCGCGCTTCGGCGCTCCCGTTCCCAAGGGGCAGTTCGCGACCACGCCTGACGAGGCTGCTGCTGCATTCACGGCGCTGGGCAAGCCAAAAGCTGTGGTCAAGGCGCAGATCCACGCGGGCGGCCGCGGCAAGGCCGGCGGCGTCAAACTGCTGACGGTTGCCTCGGAGGTGCGAGATTTCGCAGCCCGGCTGCTGGGCAAGCCGCTGGTGACTCATCAGACGGGCCCCGAAGGCCGGGTGGTGCGCCGCGTTTACGTCGAGGAAGCAAGCGACATCGCTCGCGAGCTTTACCTTGGGATGCTCGTCGATAGAAAGGCGGGAACGGTTTCCGTGATCGCGAGCACCGAGGGCGGCATGGATATCGAGGAAGTCGCCGCCAAGACGCCGGAGAAAATCCTCACCGAGCCGATCAATCCCATCCTGGGTTTGGCCGGGTTTCAGGCGCGCAAAATCGCATTCGCGCTCGGCCTCAAGGACAAGCAAGTCGGCCAGTTCGCGGCCCTGCTCGCGTCGCTCTATCGGGCGTTTATCGAAACTGACGCGTCGCTTATCGAGATCAATCCGCTGGTGGTGACCACCGACGGCCGCGTCATTTGCCTCGACGCGAAGATGTCATTCGATGACAACGGCTTGTTCCGCCATCCGGACATCCGCGAGCTTCGCGACGCCAACGAGGAAGATCCCGCCGAGACCGAGGCGGCGAAGTATGACCTCAGCTACGTGCATCTCGACGGCAACATCGGATGCATGGTCAATGGCGCGGGTCTCGCGATGGCTACAATGGACATCGTCAAGATTTACGGCGCCGAGCCGGCCAACTTCCTCGACGTTGGCGGCGGCGCCAGCACCGAGAAGGTCGCCGCCGCATTTCGCATCCTGCTCGCGGACAAGCGCGTCAAAGGCGTGCTGATCAATATCTTCGGCGGCATCATGCGATGCGACGTGTTGGCGCAGGGCGTCGTCGAGGCGGCTAGGCAGGTGAAACTGAACGTGCCGTTGGTGGTCAGGATGGAAGGCACCAACGTCGTCGAAGGCAAGAAGATCCTTGCCGACTCCGGGATCAAGGTGGTCAGCGCCAGCGACATGGCCGACGCCGCCCGGCGCATCGTAAAAGAAATCGGAGCCTAG
- the sdhB gene encoding succinate dehydrogenase iron-sulfur subunit, whose translation MPEQTQVLRIKRQETPNSEPYYEEFEVPYLPHHNVVSMLMEIRRNPVNRKGKRVAPVVFNANCLEEVCGACTMVINGRVRQACSQLANGLHGPATVEPMTKFPVVRDLWVDRSKMFDYLKKARAWIPIDGTYDLGPGPRVAPDVQQFAYLFSRCMTCGCCLEACPQINSHSKFMGASVIGQVYLMSQHPTGKMNLDERLDAMMAEGGVADCGNAQNCVEVCPKDIPLTTAIAAIGRQTTIKWLRDLFMK comes from the coding sequence GTGCCAGAACAGACGCAAGTTTTGAGAATCAAGCGCCAGGAAACGCCGAACTCCGAGCCCTATTACGAGGAGTTCGAGGTGCCGTATTTGCCCCATCACAACGTCGTCTCGATGCTGATGGAGATTCGGCGCAATCCGGTCAATCGTAAGGGCAAGCGAGTCGCGCCAGTCGTCTTCAACGCCAACTGTCTGGAGGAAGTTTGCGGCGCGTGCACGATGGTGATCAACGGGCGCGTCCGCCAGGCGTGCTCGCAGCTCGCCAACGGGCTTCACGGGCCGGCGACGGTCGAGCCGATGACGAAGTTCCCGGTGGTCCGCGATCTATGGGTCGATCGATCCAAAATGTTCGACTACCTGAAGAAGGCGCGCGCGTGGATTCCGATCGACGGGACTTACGACCTGGGCCCGGGCCCGCGAGTCGCGCCCGACGTGCAGCAGTTCGCCTACCTGTTCTCGCGATGCATGACTTGCGGATGCTGCCTCGAGGCGTGCCCGCAGATCAACTCGCATTCGAAGTTCATGGGCGCGTCCGTGATCGGGCAGGTCTATCTGATGAGCCAGCATCCAACCGGCAAGATGAACCTCGACGAGCGGCTCGACGCGATGATGGCGGAGGGCGGAGTGGCTGACTGCGGCAACGCGCAGAACTGCGTCGAGGTTTGCCCCAAGGATATTCCGCTCACGACCGCAATCGCCGCGATCGGCCGCCAGACGACGATCAAATGGCTCCGCGACCTCTTTATGAAATGA
- the sdhA gene encoding succinate dehydrogenase flavoprotein subunit, whose product MPGHHIIVGGGLAGLTAAMKLAEQGEQVDLFSIVPVKRSHSVCAQGGINGAVNTKGEGDSPMIHFDDTIYGGDFLAHQPPVKAMCEAAPAIIYLFDRMGVMFNRTPEGLLDFRRFGGTKHHRTAFAGATTGQQLLYALDEQVRRYEAAGLVRKFEGWEMLSIVQDESGNCRGIVAIDTRSLEMRAFPADTTLVATGGPGLVYGRSTQSLVCTGSAVSACYQAGSTYANGEFVQVHPTAMQGEDKYRLISESIRGEGGRVWTYRDGKPWYFLEDMYPAYGNLVPRDIATRAIHKVVFEMKLGVDGNPLVYLDVSHLDPEELNRKVAGVLEIYQKFSGQDPRKVPMKIFPAMHYSMGGLWVDYHQQTNIPGLFAAGECDFQYHGANRLGANSLLSCIHGGNICEPAMIGYAKAHKSAASSQIYDQELKRQRESFDNIFKMSGPENAFAVWRELGDIMTENVTVVRYNDKLKATDNKLLEFKDRWGRIGLNDKGKWANQEVLFVRQLWNMLEIARPITLGALNRNESRGAHYKPDFPERDDANFMKTTMAAWSSDGPRFSWEPVDVSLIKPRPRRYDIEKSAA is encoded by the coding sequence ATGCCAGGGCATCACATAATCGTAGGCGGCGGGCTGGCAGGTTTGACCGCGGCAATGAAACTCGCGGAGCAGGGCGAGCAAGTCGATCTCTTCTCCATCGTCCCGGTCAAGCGTTCGCATTCGGTATGCGCGCAGGGCGGAATCAACGGCGCGGTCAATACCAAAGGCGAGGGCGACTCGCCGATGATTCACTTTGACGATACGATTTACGGCGGCGACTTTTTGGCCCATCAGCCGCCCGTCAAGGCGATGTGCGAGGCCGCGCCGGCCATCATCTACCTGTTCGATCGGATGGGCGTAATGTTCAATCGCACGCCCGAAGGCCTGCTCGACTTCCGCCGCTTCGGCGGCACCAAGCATCATCGCACCGCATTCGCGGGCGCCACCACCGGGCAGCAGCTGCTGTACGCATTGGACGAGCAGGTCCGCCGCTACGAGGCGGCAGGCCTGGTGCGCAAGTTCGAAGGCTGGGAGATGCTGAGCATCGTGCAGGACGAGTCGGGAAACTGCCGTGGGATCGTTGCGATCGACACGCGCTCGCTCGAGATGCGCGCGTTTCCCGCCGACACCACGCTCGTCGCAACCGGCGGCCCGGGCTTGGTCTACGGCCGCTCGACGCAGTCGCTGGTGTGTACGGGATCGGCGGTCAGCGCGTGTTACCAGGCGGGCTCGACCTACGCCAACGGCGAGTTCGTCCAAGTGCATCCCACCGCAATGCAGGGTGAGGACAAGTATCGTCTCATCTCGGAGTCGATTCGTGGAGAGGGTGGACGGGTGTGGACCTATCGCGACGGCAAGCCGTGGTACTTCCTTGAAGACATGTACCCGGCGTACGGCAACCTGGTGCCGCGCGACATCGCGACCCGCGCGATTCACAAGGTCGTGTTCGAGATGAAGCTCGGGGTTGACGGCAATCCGCTGGTTTATCTCGACGTGAGCCATCTCGATCCCGAGGAACTCAATCGCAAGGTCGCGGGCGTGCTCGAAATCTACCAGAAGTTTTCCGGCCAGGATCCGCGCAAGGTTCCGATGAAGATTTTCCCGGCGATGCACTACTCGATGGGCGGTCTGTGGGTTGATTACCATCAGCAGACCAACATCCCGGGGCTGTTCGCGGCGGGCGAGTGCGACTTTCAATATCACGGCGCCAACCGGCTCGGCGCGAACTCGCTGCTGTCGTGCATCCACGGCGGCAACATTTGCGAGCCGGCGATGATCGGCTATGCCAAGGCGCACAAGAGCGCCGCCAGTTCGCAGATTTACGATCAGGAGCTGAAGCGTCAGCGCGAATCATTCGACAACATTTTCAAGATGAGCGGTCCGGAGAACGCGTTTGCGGTGTGGCGCGAACTCGGCGACATCATGACGGAGAACGTCACCGTCGTGCGCTATAATGACAAGCTCAAAGCGACCGACAACAAGCTGCTCGAGTTCAAGGATCGATGGGGCCGAATCGGGCTCAACGACAAGGGCAAGTGGGCGAACCAGGAAGTGTTGTTCGTCCGCCAGCTATGGAACATGCTCGAGATCGCGCGGCCGATTACGCTCGGCGCACTCAATCGCAATGAATCGCGCGGAGCGCACTACAAGCCCGATTTTCCCGAACGCGACGACGCGAATTTCATGAAGACCACCATGGCGGCGTGGTCGTCCGACGGCCCGCGTTTCAGTTGGGAGCCGGTTGACGTGAGTCTCATCAAGCCGCGGCCGCGGCGCTACGACATCGAGAAATCCGCCGCGTAG
- a CDS encoding succinate dehydrogenase, producing the protein MAEAEAVAAPAITAGMTADERHWLLRRLHSLSGIIPIGGFLFFHFFENAFVLKGGAMWWKETEFTRNIPFQIAVEALVLWIPILYHAIYGLVITATAQPNDYPYERNYQYTLQRITGILAFLFIGFHVLSTRGVFYATGVETDYLRMHNFMMNPLILTAYLVGTLACVYHLTNGIFTFTITWGIAVGPRAQTLVNRACVALFIIMAIVGVSILLAFRAPA; encoded by the coding sequence ATGGCAGAAGCAGAGGCAGTTGCAGCGCCGGCGATTACGGCGGGGATGACGGCAGACGAGCGCCACTGGCTGCTGCGCAGGTTGCACTCGCTGTCGGGAATCATTCCGATCGGCGGATTTTTATTTTTCCACTTCTTCGAAAACGCCTTCGTCCTGAAGGGCGGCGCGATGTGGTGGAAGGAAACCGAGTTCACGCGCAATATTCCGTTTCAGATCGCGGTCGAAGCGTTGGTCCTGTGGATTCCGATTCTCTACCATGCGATTTACGGATTGGTCATCACGGCCACCGCGCAGCCCAACGACTACCCATACGAGCGCAACTACCAGTACACGTTACAGCGCATCACCGGGATACTCGCGTTCCTGTTCATCGGCTTTCACGTCCTCTCGACGCGCGGGGTTTTCTACGCCACCGGCGTCGAGACGGATTACCTGCGGATGCATAACTTCATGATGAATCCGCTGATTCTGACGGCCTACCTGGTCGGGACGCTGGCGTGCGTCTATCACCTGACCAACGGCATTTTCACGTTCACGATCACGTGGGGAATTGCGGTCGGTCCCAGGGCGCAAACGCTGGTGAATCGCGCGTGCGTTGCGCTGTTCATCATCATGGCGATCGTCGGCGTTTCAATTTTGCTCGCATTTCGCGCACCCGCCTGA
- the mdh gene encoding malate dehydrogenase has product MARKKIAFIGAGNVGATCAHLCFLRGLGDIVLYDIIDGLPQGKALDMLESAPVLGIDANVTGGIDIKLIEGADCCVVTSGSPRKPGMSRDDLLKINAAVMTDVGAAIKKHAPGAFVIAVTNPLDAMVTQLKRVTGFAKARIVGQAGVLDSARYRTFLASELGVSVESVSAMVLGGHGDDMVPIRSYTTVGGQPVERLVGAKRLEEIEKRTRGGGGEIVQLMKTSSYYAAGAAAYKMVEAYMLDRKQVLPCAAFLDGEYGVKGLFAGVPVVIGAGGVERVVEIQLSAAEKAAFDSSVAHVRELVEAMDKVIAAGKQG; this is encoded by the coding sequence ATGGCTCGCAAAAAAATTGCGTTCATCGGGGCGGGTAATGTCGGCGCGACTTGCGCCCATCTATGCTTCCTGCGCGGACTCGGCGACATCGTGCTCTACGACATCATCGACGGACTGCCGCAGGGTAAGGCGCTGGACATGCTCGAATCGGCGCCGGTGCTCGGCATCGACGCCAACGTCACTGGCGGCATCGACATCAAGCTCATAGAGGGCGCCGATTGCTGCGTCGTCACGTCGGGCTCGCCGCGCAAGCCCGGCATGAGCCGTGACGACCTGCTCAAGATAAACGCCGCGGTGATGACCGACGTCGGCGCCGCAATCAAGAAACACGCGCCCGGCGCCTTCGTGATCGCGGTGACCAATCCGCTCGACGCGATGGTTACCCAGCTCAAGCGCGTGACCGGTTTCGCCAAAGCTCGGATCGTCGGGCAGGCGGGCGTGCTTGACTCGGCGCGCTACCGCACCTTTCTGGCGTCGGAGCTGGGCGTGTCGGTGGAAAGCGTTTCCGCGATGGTGCTCGGCGGGCATGGCGACGACATGGTGCCGATTCGCAGCTACACGACGGTCGGCGGCCAGCCGGTCGAACGCCTGGTCGGGGCGAAGCGGCTGGAAGAAATTGAGAAGCGCACGCGCGGCGGTGGCGGCGAGATCGTCCAGTTGATGAAGACTTCGTCGTATTACGCCGCAGGAGCCGCGGCTTACAAGATGGTCGAGGCGTACATGCTCGATCGCAAACAAGTGCTGCCGTGCGCCGCGTTTCTTGACGGCGAATACGGGGTGAAGGGACTCTTTGCGGGAGTTCCGGTCGTGATCGGCGCGGGCGGTGTCGAGCGCGTTGTGGAAATCCAGTTGAGTGCCGCCGAAAAGGCAGCCTTCGACAGTTCGGTGGCACACGTGCGCGAACTGGTCGAGGCAATGGACAAAGTAATCGCGGCCGGAAAACAGGGCTAG